From the Thermococcus sp. 18S1 genome, one window contains:
- the ppsA gene encoding phosphoenolpyruvate synthase codes for MSEYKFIRWFEDLRKTDVALVGGKGANLGEMTNAGIPVPPGFCVTAEAYKYFVENVKLEDGTVLQDWIMGVIAETNVDDSKQLQENTAKIRQKIIELPMLPEIAKEIEDAYKKLSARYNKDAVYVAVRSSATAEDLPEASFAGQQETYLDVYGVEDVIDKVKKCWASLWTARATFYRAKQGFDHSKVYLSAVVQKMVNSETSGVMFTANPVTNDRSEIMINAAWGLGEAVVSGSVSPDEYIVEKGTWKIKEKYIAKKEVMVVRNPETGKGTVYVKVADHLGPEWVEKQVLTEEQIIEVAKIGAKIEEHYGWPQDIEWAYDKDDGKLYIVQSRPITTLKDEVKTEEAEMTEEMNVILKGLGASPGVGAGKVVVIFEASEIDKVKEGDVLVTTMTNPDMVPAMKRASAIVTDEGGRTCHAAIVSRELGIPAVVGTKEATKLLKDGMLVTVDGTRGVVYEGIVKSLVKKEEEEKAAGQVVVAGAPLVTATEVKVNVSMPEVAERAAATGADGVGLLRAEHMILGIGAHPIKFIREGKEEELVEKLVEGIRTVVEAFYPRRVWYRTLDAPTNEFRELPGGEEEPDERNPMLGWRGIRRGLDQPELLRAEFKAIKRLVDEGYDNIGVMLPLVSHPEQVRRAKEIALEVGLVPHKDVEWGVMIETPASALIIEDLIKEGLDFVSFGTNDLTQYTLAIDRDNERVFKLYDEKHPAVLKLIENVIKTCKKYGVETSICGQAGSDPRMVKLLVRLGIDSVSANPDAVELVRKTVAREEARLRLEAARKALRE; via the coding sequence ATGAGCGAATACAAGTTTATAAGATGGTTTGAGGACCTCAGGAAGACCGACGTTGCCCTCGTCGGTGGAAAGGGTGCCAACCTTGGAGAAATGACCAACGCGGGAATACCCGTCCCGCCCGGATTCTGTGTTACCGCAGAGGCCTACAAGTACTTCGTCGAGAACGTCAAGCTTGAGGACGGTACCGTTCTCCAGGACTGGATTATGGGCGTCATCGCCGAGACCAACGTCGATGACAGCAAGCAGCTCCAGGAGAACACCGCCAAGATCAGGCAGAAGATAATCGAGCTCCCGATGCTCCCGGAGATAGCCAAGGAGATCGAGGACGCTTACAAGAAGCTCAGCGCCAGGTACAACAAGGACGCCGTTTACGTCGCCGTTAGGAGCTCCGCTACCGCTGAGGACCTTCCGGAGGCTTCCTTCGCCGGCCAGCAGGAGACCTACCTCGACGTCTACGGCGTTGAGGACGTTATAGACAAGGTTAAGAAGTGCTGGGCCAGCCTCTGGACCGCCAGGGCCACCTTCTACAGGGCCAAGCAGGGCTTCGACCACAGCAAGGTTTACCTCAGCGCCGTCGTCCAGAAGATGGTCAACAGCGAGACCAGCGGTGTTATGTTCACCGCCAACCCGGTCACCAACGACAGGAGCGAGATAATGATCAACGCCGCCTGGGGCCTCGGTGAGGCCGTCGTCAGCGGCAGCGTTTCCCCGGACGAGTACATCGTCGAGAAGGGCACCTGGAAGATTAAGGAGAAGTACATCGCCAAGAAGGAGGTCATGGTCGTCCGCAACCCGGAGACCGGCAAGGGTACCGTTTACGTCAAGGTCGCCGACCACCTCGGCCCCGAGTGGGTTGAGAAGCAGGTTCTCACCGAGGAGCAGATCATCGAGGTCGCCAAGATCGGTGCCAAGATCGAGGAGCACTACGGCTGGCCGCAGGACATCGAGTGGGCCTACGACAAGGACGACGGCAAGCTCTACATAGTCCAGTCCAGGCCGATCACCACCCTTAAGGATGAGGTTAAGACGGAGGAGGCTGAGATGACCGAGGAGATGAATGTCATTCTCAAGGGTCTTGGAGCTTCACCCGGCGTTGGTGCCGGTAAGGTTGTCGTCATATTCGAGGCGAGCGAGATCGACAAGGTCAAGGAGGGCGACGTCCTCGTCACCACCATGACCAACCCGGACATGGTTCCGGCCATGAAGAGGGCTTCCGCTATCGTCACCGACGAGGGCGGAAGGACCTGCCACGCCGCCATCGTCAGCCGTGAGCTCGGCATCCCGGCCGTCGTCGGTACCAAGGAGGCCACCAAGCTCCTCAAGGACGGCATGCTCGTCACCGTCGACGGTACCAGGGGTGTCGTTTACGAGGGCATAGTCAAGAGCCTCGTCAAGAAGGAGGAGGAAGAGAAGGCCGCCGGCCAGGTCGTCGTTGCCGGTGCCCCGCTCGTCACCGCCACCGAGGTCAAGGTCAACGTCTCCATGCCTGAGGTTGCCGAGCGCGCCGCCGCCACCGGCGCCGACGGTGTCGGTCTCCTCAGGGCCGAGCACATGATCCTCGGCATCGGTGCCCACCCGATCAAGTTCATCAGGGAGGGCAAGGAGGAGGAGCTCGTCGAGAAGCTCGTCGAGGGCATCAGGACCGTCGTCGAGGCCTTCTACCCGAGGCGCGTCTGGTACAGGACCCTCGACGCCCCGACCAACGAGTTCCGCGAGCTTCCGGGTGGAGAGGAGGAGCCCGACGAGAGGAACCCGATGCTCGGCTGGAGAGGAATCAGGCGCGGTCTCGACCAGCCGGAGCTCCTCAGGGCCGAGTTCAAGGCCATCAAGAGGCTCGTCGACGAGGGCTACGACAACATCGGCGTCATGCTCCCGCTCGTCAGCCACCCCGAGCAGGTCAGGAGGGCCAAGGAGATCGCCCTTGAGGTCGGCCTCGTTCCGCACAAGGACGTCGAGTGGGGTGTCATGATCGAGACCCCGGCCAGCGCCCTCATCATCGAGGACCTCATCAAGGAGGGCCTTGACTTCGTCAGCTTCGGTACCAACGACCTTACCCAGTACACCCTCGCCATCGACAGGGACAACGAGCGCGTCTTCAAGCTCTACGACGAGAAGCACCCGGCCGTTCTCAAGCTCATCGAGAACGTCATCAAGACCTGCAAGAAGTACGGCGTCGAGACCAGCATCTGCGGCCAGGCCGGCAGCGACCCGAGGATGGTCAAGCTCCTCGTCAGGCTCGGCATCGACAGCGTCAGCGCCAACCCGGACGCCGTCGAGCTCGTCAGGAAGACCGTCGCCAGGGAAGAGGCCAGGCTCAGGCTCGAGGCCGCCAGGAAGGCCCTCCGCGAGTGA
- a CDS encoding glycosyltransferase family 39 protein: MEKKSLIFLIPFLLALCVSLLTMPPSNTITYDGALYIDIARNLAEDITDFTYQGIYMMYRPPLYPYTLSIPYRSIHEPYLQLTVARTVSMLFFALTAALTYLLTVEMFGNPLKGIVASLFYIFNPLAFTMATRELVHSEFTFFYTLAVYLFYTGRKRGAPYRIYLSFVSAGLAILTRYTGLSILGVFIAYLWLTDHWGWVKKREYWVGFILLGLTLAPWLYMGHLHYGGPFRPFNVASRVVTLDRPVSVSDYLHLLREDVGLLLPALAVLGFIRLKKDDEGWLLVSWLFVGLMGILTVTHKETRFITFLSPAIGILATEGVWLTGDIITAVSERTGRRIGTSRTALVVLILALILTVPIAARATGLKETWNKFGRYESEVVGYAATTYGGEKILVSPGMYTVTGFYYPHTVVDMLLDRKSVRDKISQGYYDTIILKEPTDHLNIEESGNYNLAVEFYDGKFKIYIKKEN, encoded by the coding sequence ATGGAAAAGAAGTCACTGATATTCCTGATTCCATTCCTCCTGGCCCTGTGCGTCAGCCTGCTGACGATGCCCCCATCAAACACCATAACATACGACGGCGCGCTCTACATAGACATAGCAAGGAACCTCGCGGAGGACATCACAGACTTCACCTATCAGGGAATATACATGATGTACCGGCCGCCGCTCTATCCTTACACCCTCTCGATTCCATACCGCTCCATCCATGAGCCGTACTTGCAGCTCACCGTTGCCCGAACAGTATCGATGCTGTTCTTCGCACTAACCGCAGCGCTGACCTACCTGCTCACGGTGGAGATGTTCGGGAACCCCCTCAAAGGCATTGTCGCGAGTCTGTTCTACATCTTCAACCCCCTGGCGTTCACCATGGCGACCAGAGAACTCGTGCACAGCGAATTTACCTTCTTCTACACCCTGGCGGTCTATCTGTTCTACACGGGCAGAAAGCGGGGCGCCCCATACAGGATATACTTATCCTTCGTATCCGCGGGCCTCGCCATCCTGACCCGCTACACCGGGCTCTCCATACTCGGGGTATTCATAGCGTATCTGTGGCTCACAGACCACTGGGGATGGGTCAAAAAGAGGGAGTACTGGGTTGGCTTTATCCTCCTCGGCCTCACCCTCGCCCCCTGGCTTTACATGGGGCACCTACACTACGGAGGCCCCTTCAGGCCGTTCAACGTGGCATCGAGGGTGGTGACGCTCGACAGACCCGTTTCGGTGTCGGACTACCTGCACCTGCTCCGCGAGGACGTTGGCCTTCTGCTCCCGGCGCTCGCAGTCCTGGGCTTCATCAGGCTCAAAAAGGATGACGAGGGCTGGCTGCTCGTAAGCTGGCTCTTCGTGGGGCTCATGGGAATACTGACGGTCACCCACAAGGAGACGCGCTTCATAACGTTCCTCTCACCGGCGATTGGGATACTCGCAACAGAGGGGGTGTGGCTGACCGGGGACATCATCACGGCAGTCTCCGAGAGAACAGGAAGGAGAATCGGAACGAGCCGCACGGCTCTTGTCGTTCTCATCCTGGCGTTAATACTAACGGTGCCAATAGCAGCCCGGGCGACGGGACTGAAGGAGACGTGGAACAAATTTGGAAGATACGAATCCGAGGTCGTAGGTTACGCCGCGACAACATATGGTGGCGAAAAAATCCTCGTCTCACCGGGCATGTACACGGTAACAGGTTTCTACTACCCCCACACTGTCGTGGACATGCTGCTCGACAGGAAGAGCGTCCGCGACAAGATCTCGCAGGGGTACTACGACACCATCATACTGAAGGAGCCGACGGACCACCTAAACATTGAGGAGAGCGGAAACTATAACCTAGCAGTAGAGTTCTACGATGGAAAGTTCAAGATATACATCAAAAAGGAGAATTAG
- a CDS encoding S8 family serine peptidase: MIHISATKDIGASLRGVDVVGKTEFMGNFIYLALIPVKEDSINALMKIASIPEVDGITRSSPFDPIDMKKNDEVSAKSVPIPHSKFADRVKNWKPGSEMLDGKKVATFHGLVEGKLKELQKNSPAVNGMATIAVPEVNPAAAEPAPEDIFAVYHHGSYNTWLNLNVTGEGVKVAVIDSGVDFGNPDLQDAYAVDTNPSSPYYGWPIAFDDNSLLYYLILGATFPDMYTYEGYLYSWYSPTIVNVTPYIIPGYFGIGYNGNFTTVFTSMSLANIPDDSERTQVVYNTLQWIGNVSNVLLVDDDGGDSFEVFYETALNAIGVNYTYYEVPNETANGPNLTVLSNYSLVIWFTGAAWYSTLTDSDVGNLTAYLNGGGKLWLISEDYLYDGGFDNTTIKYNFTMNYLHVADAIQDFPVPTILYDYAGGPYHGGEVYWGLYQSPTDMFADYIFPDDSATPLLIGYTAYAYDTLLGGFYVDIKLPLNDDLSVPTTSGIMKLGLHPDIALWADWFGGYILVTDPNSNQTYDTVYADIAPATVIDFNKDVGHTKDNPVIQLDFWDSMNGEFGQDGYADLSGGMIYYIADGKTPIPYSNVVAERWGIPLTIPANGELVAFMIGNVYTGGGDHGTLCAAAVGARGRTFYGLTFGNAIDAKIIAEGSMYQGGSWIDYVYFAVEGYDGKPGTGDEAQIVSNSYGASATISKGYTWEDRFLYYITNIYAPTTTFFFAAGNGGPGYGTVTSEGASPFVITVGASVEWGYRGLFGYDDGPWQQFGANYGDAADFSNKGPNALGQPDPDVLAVGEFALGSLALNSVGDGFWASDLWSGTSLATPMASGIAALVYQAYYETHGTWPTAKEVKEILMSTAKNVNHDVFTQGAGFLDAYSAVEAAKNMDGIVVSPTEWAAGKTDYAGFANVLYPGQSDSQTFTVKNMNPNSSKEVNISAEVFQKIGEVEFDVVGNSWGYYRIDQFIPNDTDLMKVTLYTSYDNFDNNSDYVADAYPWFRIWDLTFVDGNATLNLLQQASKEGDVASAMLGNPLQKYHDMMFIQVRDIMRFYGKSSTYPAKVKLEFYKRVPWDWVTIDKDSITIKPDGTGTFTAIITVPHDTPYGIYEGAIYLKHDGKETTIPVSVVVASPTSEFEFGGNNESNGLYDNGNVYGYFDWGWRYESGDWRLFYFNVPEAKEGSYVLADVAWDGTITDINLHLLGPSVDVWSMKYPDVMGPYSLKEVGRSDDGYVGAGLFVYQTSSGTNEELIAGKASEGLHALWLHNVLFDGNASYRTFYGRVGMARLYPENWVEVLGSRVGEKTFNVELPEWAGNLSVVATGFSTPSVYQNIVAPPTGDSDYYTVNVTTSPVLDVQLTSIWDDLAGVDLDLYVYYNASGTLIEVGSSLTATADEHVSLSFPYPGQYVIEVYSYSNPAPGNATYDLMITTIEGNELIVKNVTKTDTGYTVDMMYNLTDEHLSASAPLNGIILMGTSKNPILFQIPVTITPVPYDVRLTSIETSSVPDINGNYEITTYVTNDGPYNATNVQVTLFRDGLPTDVQVTIPLVQPGDVYAVTFSIPVADITMHSYNIVLSAPQDVNPDNNEMTVYARAVDENNVPWVYSIGESIGEASITKVIDAGRIYYITVNGEHGTKVTVLLKLPADTTYYHVNSEDADILNVSARKVSDGLLLYVTMRLNSPGTIRVDYRTHSDYTRLSTMNYVWYMLYWRYDQKFDPLYQKAVELGVDNETLQEAMHYKELADKYYEEAEKYITPGRDSLAIAALPYMRKAYVNILKAYKILEQAVGEIENPEG; the protein is encoded by the coding sequence ATGATTCACATTTCTGCCACCAAGGACATTGGGGCTTCTCTTAGGGGCGTTGATGTTGTTGGCAAGACCGAGTTCATGGGCAACTTCATCTATCTTGCTCTAATCCCGGTCAAAGAGGACAGCATCAACGCGCTCATGAAAATAGCCTCGATTCCTGAGGTTGATGGGATAACCAGGAGTTCACCATTCGACCCGATTGATATGAAGAAAAACGACGAGGTATCTGCCAAGTCAGTGCCCATCCCACACTCAAAGTTCGCGGACAGGGTCAAGAACTGGAAGCCAGGAAGCGAGATGCTGGATGGGAAGAAAGTCGCGACTTTCCACGGACTCGTTGAAGGAAAGCTGAAAGAACTCCAGAAGAACAGCCCCGCGGTTAACGGCATGGCAACCATAGCGGTTCCCGAGGTTAATCCTGCGGCCGCTGAGCCTGCGCCGGAGGACATCTTTGCCGTCTACCACCACGGCTCATACAACACGTGGCTCAACCTCAACGTCACCGGAGAGGGCGTAAAGGTTGCTGTCATCGACAGCGGCGTTGACTTTGGTAACCCGGACCTCCAGGATGCCTACGCCGTGGACACGAACCCGTCCTCCCCGTACTACGGCTGGCCGATAGCCTTTGATGACAACTCGCTGCTGTACTACCTGATCCTTGGAGCGACTTTCCCCGATATGTACACCTACGAGGGATACCTGTACTCCTGGTACTCCCCGACCATAGTCAATGTTACACCTTACATCATTCCGGGATACTTTGGCATAGGCTATAATGGCAACTTCACCACGGTGTTTACCTCGATGAGTCTCGCAAACATACCGGACGACAGTGAGAGGACCCAGGTTGTGTACAACACCCTCCAGTGGATTGGAAACGTTAGCAACGTCCTCCTCGTTGACGATGACGGTGGGGACTCCTTTGAAGTCTTCTACGAGACCGCGCTGAATGCAATAGGAGTCAACTACACCTACTACGAGGTTCCGAACGAGACCGCCAACGGTCCCAACTTGACAGTCCTCAGCAACTACAGCCTTGTTATATGGTTCACGGGTGCCGCTTGGTACAGCACCCTTACTGACTCTGACGTTGGCAACCTCACCGCTTACCTCAACGGCGGTGGAAAGCTCTGGCTCATAAGCGAGGACTATCTCTATGACGGCGGTTTCGACAACACAACCATCAAGTACAACTTCACCATGAACTATCTGCACGTTGCCGACGCCATTCAGGACTTCCCAGTCCCCACGATCCTCTACGACTACGCCGGCGGCCCGTATCACGGCGGTGAGGTTTACTGGGGACTTTACCAGAGCCCAACCGACATGTTCGCCGACTACATCTTCCCCGACGATAGTGCCACACCGCTCCTTATCGGATACACCGCCTATGCATACGATACTCTCCTCGGAGGATTTTATGTTGACATTAAGCTACCTCTAAACGATGACCTCAGCGTTCCCACCACCAGCGGAATAATGAAGCTCGGCCTCCACCCGGATATAGCGCTCTGGGCCGACTGGTTTGGAGGATACATACTTGTCACCGACCCGAACTCTAACCAGACCTACGACACGGTTTACGCGGACATAGCTCCGGCCACCGTCATTGACTTCAACAAGGACGTCGGCCACACCAAGGATAACCCCGTGATACAGCTCGACTTCTGGGATTCCATGAATGGAGAGTTCGGTCAGGACGGCTACGCAGACCTTTCAGGAGGCATGATCTACTACATAGCCGATGGAAAGACCCCGATACCGTACTCTAACGTGGTTGCTGAGAGATGGGGCATACCTCTCACCATACCCGCCAACGGTGAGCTCGTCGCGTTCATGATCGGCAACGTATACACCGGCGGAGGTGACCACGGAACCCTCTGTGCCGCTGCCGTTGGGGCCAGGGGTAGGACTTTCTACGGGCTGACCTTTGGTAACGCCATAGACGCCAAGATAATCGCCGAGGGATCGATGTACCAGGGTGGAAGCTGGATTGACTACGTGTACTTCGCCGTTGAGGGCTACGATGGAAAACCCGGAACCGGTGACGAGGCCCAGATAGTCAGCAACAGCTACGGCGCGTCTGCGACCATAAGCAAAGGATACACCTGGGAGGACAGGTTCCTTTATTACATAACGAACATCTACGCCCCGACGACGACCTTCTTCTTCGCGGCGGGTAACGGTGGACCTGGCTATGGAACCGTCACGAGTGAAGGCGCTTCCCCGTTCGTGATAACGGTGGGTGCGTCTGTTGAGTGGGGATACAGGGGCCTCTTTGGATATGACGATGGCCCGTGGCAGCAGTTCGGCGCGAACTACGGTGACGCGGCGGACTTCTCCAACAAGGGACCGAACGCCCTGGGACAGCCCGACCCGGATGTCCTTGCAGTAGGTGAGTTCGCACTGGGTAGCTTGGCTCTCAACTCGGTTGGAGATGGATTCTGGGCCAGTGACCTCTGGAGTGGAACCAGTCTCGCCACCCCGATGGCATCGGGAATAGCTGCACTCGTGTACCAGGCCTACTACGAGACTCACGGCACCTGGCCAACTGCTAAGGAGGTCAAGGAGATACTCATGAGCACCGCCAAGAACGTCAACCACGACGTCTTCACCCAGGGTGCTGGATTCCTCGACGCTTACAGCGCCGTTGAGGCCGCGAAGAACATGGATGGTATAGTGGTCTCACCGACTGAGTGGGCCGCAGGAAAGACTGACTATGCGGGGTTTGCCAACGTTCTGTATCCGGGACAGAGCGACTCCCAGACGTTTACCGTTAAGAACATGAACCCCAATAGCTCCAAGGAAGTCAACATTTCCGCGGAGGTCTTCCAGAAGATAGGTGAGGTTGAGTTCGACGTTGTCGGAAACTCCTGGGGATACTACAGAATAGATCAGTTCATTCCGAACGACACCGATCTCATGAAAGTGACCCTGTACACTTCCTATGATAACTTCGACAACAACAGCGACTACGTTGCGGATGCCTATCCGTGGTTCAGGATCTGGGATCTGACCTTTGTGGACGGCAACGCCACCCTTAACCTGCTCCAGCAGGCTTCGAAGGAGGGCGACGTGGCCTCTGCAATGCTCGGCAACCCGCTCCAGAAGTACCACGACATGATGTTCATCCAGGTAAGGGACATAATGCGCTTCTATGGCAAGAGCAGCACGTACCCGGCCAAGGTTAAGCTGGAGTTCTACAAGAGGGTCCCCTGGGATTGGGTCACCATTGACAAGGACAGCATCACCATAAAGCCGGATGGAACCGGCACGTTCACGGCTATAATAACAGTTCCACATGACACCCCGTACGGCATCTACGAGGGTGCCATATACCTCAAGCACGATGGCAAGGAGACGACCATACCGGTCAGCGTTGTTGTGGCGTCACCCACCTCCGAGTTCGAATTTGGAGGCAACAACGAATCAAACGGCCTCTATGATAACGGCAACGTCTACGGATACTTTGACTGGGGCTGGAGGTACGAGAGTGGTGACTGGAGGTTGTTCTACTTCAACGTGCCGGAGGCCAAGGAGGGCAGCTATGTGCTCGCCGATGTCGCATGGGACGGCACGATAACCGACATCAACCTGCACCTCCTCGGTCCGAGCGTTGATGTATGGAGCATGAAATACCCGGATGTCATGGGACCGTACTCCCTGAAGGAAGTCGGTAGGAGCGATGACGGATACGTGGGAGCTGGACTATTCGTCTACCAGACCTCCAGCGGCACCAACGAGGAGCTTATCGCTGGTAAGGCCTCGGAGGGACTCCACGCACTCTGGCTCCACAACGTTCTCTTCGACGGCAACGCTAGCTACAGGACGTTCTACGGCCGCGTGGGCATGGCAAGGCTTTACCCGGAGAACTGGGTTGAGGTTCTCGGCTCGAGGGTTGGTGAGAAGACCTTTAACGTGGAGCTGCCGGAGTGGGCCGGAAACCTCTCAGTGGTGGCTACCGGCTTCAGCACACCATCAGTATACCAGAACATAGTGGCCCCGCCGACTGGAGACTCCGACTACTACACGGTGAACGTCACCACTTCACCGGTTCTCGATGTACAGCTCACCAGCATCTGGGACGACCTCGCGGGAGTTGACCTTGACCTGTACGTCTATTACAACGCCAGCGGCACCCTGATCGAGGTTGGAAGCTCGCTGACTGCAACTGCCGACGAGCACGTCTCACTGAGCTTCCCGTACCCCGGCCAGTATGTGATTGAGGTCTACTCCTACAGCAACCCTGCTCCAGGAAACGCCACTTACGACCTCATGATAACCACGATAGAGGGCAACGAGCTCATCGTCAAGAACGTCACCAAGACCGATACTGGATACACTGTCGACATGATGTACAACCTCACGGATGAGCACCTCAGCGCCAGCGCACCACTTAACGGAATAATACTGATGGGAACCAGCAAGAACCCAATACTGTTCCAGATTCCTGTCACCATAACCCCGGTGCCGTACGATGTCAGGCTCACTAGCATCGAGACCAGCAGTGTTCCGGACATCAACGGCAACTACGAGATCACAACCTACGTTACCAACGATGGACCTTACAACGCTACAAACGTTCAGGTAACGCTCTTCAGAGACGGTCTGCCGACCGACGTCCAGGTGACGATCCCGCTTGTGCAGCCGGGAGACGTTTACGCGGTGACGTTTAGCATACCTGTGGCGGACATCACCATGCACTCATACAACATCGTGCTCTCCGCTCCGCAGGATGTCAATCCGGACAACAACGAAATGACAGTGTACGCTAGGGCCGTTGATGAGAACAATGTGCCTTGGGTCTACTCAATAGGTGAGAGCATCGGAGAAGCCTCCATCACCAAGGTCATCGACGCCGGCAG